From the genome of Eucalyptus grandis isolate ANBG69807.140 chromosome 2, ASM1654582v1, whole genome shotgun sequence, one region includes:
- the LOC120290374 gene encoding glucose-6-phosphate isomerase 1, chloroplastic-like, translated as MSAVGRLPAALQGIDIREMLAGASFMDGATRTKVVKNNPAALLALCWYWASDGVGSKDMVILPYKDSLLLFSWYLQQFDLDGNQVNQGLTVYGNTGSTDQHA; from the exons ATGTCTGCAGTTGGTCGACTTCCAGCAGCCCTTCAA GGGATCGATATCAGAGAAATGCTTGCTGGCGCATCCTTCATGGATGGGGCAACTAGGACGAAAGTG gtGAAGAACAACCCTGCTGCATTGCTTGCTTTATGTTGGTATTGGGCTTCTGATGGTGTAGGATCTAAG GACATGGTAATTCTTCCTTACAAAGACAGCCTTTTGTTATTCAGTTGGTATCTACAACAATTTGATTTGGATGGCAATCAG GTCAATCAAGGGCTTACTGTTTATGGGAATACAGGAAGCACAGATCAGCATGCGTaa
- the LOC104421530 gene encoding peptidyl-tRNA hydrolase, mitochondrial: protein MRVGAIASSVAALRSPISRRPFLLPSSDHSHLAGSLHLPRARCRTGRRTTMSEQFFSSSSPPPPSPSSSSAPFASLARPVDGDAEAEKPPQKQRPWLIVGLGNPGKNYSGTRHNVGFEFVEAIAEAEGISMSSVSFKALFGKGFIGNVPVMLAKPQTFMNASGESVGPIVSYYKIPLKQVLVVFDDLDLPFAKLRLLPKGGHGGHNGMKSVINHLKGSRDFPRLRIGIGRPPGKMDPASFVMRPFNKQEREELDFTLQQGLTAIRILLLEGFNKSATFVNSNKSMEQLS from the exons ATGAGAGTCGGAGCCATCGCTTCCTCCGTCGCCGCCCTCCGTTCCCCGATTAGCCGCCGCCccttcctcctcccctcctccgACCACTCTCACCTCGCCGGCTCGCTGCACCTCCCCCGCGCGCGTTGCCGAACCGGTCGGAGGACGACGATGTCCGAGCAGTTCTTCtcctcgtcgtcgccgccgccgccgtcaccttcttcttcttcagcgcCGTTTGCTTCGTTGGCCAGGCCCGTCGACGGCGATGCCGAAGCGGAGAAGCCGCCGCAAAAGCAGCGCCCGTGGCTCATCGTCGGGCTCGGGAACCCCGGCAAGAATTACAGCGGGACTCGCCACAAC GTGGGTTTTGAGTTTGTAGAGGCGATAGCCGAAGCCGAAGGGATATCCATGAGCAGCGTTTCTTTCAAGGCCCTCTTCGGAAAAG GTTTCATAGGAAATGTCCCAGTCATGCTGGCCAAGCCACAAACTTTCATGAATGCCAGTGGCGAGTCT GTAGGGCCTATCGTTTCATATTATAAGATCCCATTGAAGCAAGTACTGGTG GTTTTTGATGACTTAGACTTGCCCTTTGCAAAGCTGCGCTTGTTGCCAAAGGGTGGACATGGTGGACATAACGG GATGAAAAGTGTGATTAATCATCTAAAAGGGAGTCGTGATTTTCCTCGATTAAGAATAG GCATTGGGCGGCCCCCTGGTAAAATGGACCCGGCAAGCTTTGTTATGCGACCATTCAATAAACAGGAGCGTGAGGAG TTGGATTTTACATTGCAACAAGGTCTAACGGCTATACGGATCCTTCTGCTGGAAGGATTTAATAAGAGTGCAACATTTGTCAACAGCAACAAATCAATGGAACAACTCAGTTGA
- the LOC104434399 gene encoding putative disease resistance RPP13-like protein 1, which produces MEDLLDEFEKPLRPSRRQNPAQAEKFSFFSRPCLLVSQNQGFSHELMKLDTSGLESTMPFFGVNKEMFEGVLLDKLTSLALDYAQREGIDTVLLDEWKGMLETINAMLDGAEDKQMSGDCRVKPWLEDVRDLAYDMDDLLDEFEIEATQAKSEVESSTSKGKWKRKFSFFSQPYSSVFKNKVQEINDRLERILTRKAHLSLGENTTNRSNNNKRLPSTSLPELWFFGREEEEAQLLKLLISDVQNSDDTLSIVLIVGMGGVGKTALAQKLYNHPIVSSYFERRAWVCVSDVFDVLDITKTILQLISELPCEGKYLNWLQVKLKDDLSGKKFLVVLDDVWNDKYTEWTSLLKPFEVGAKGSKIIITTRNNSVVSIIGACHIL; this is translated from the exons ATGGAAGACTTGCTCGATGAGTTCGAGAAGCCACTCAGGCCAAGTCGGAGGCAGAATCCAGCACAAGCAGAgaagttttctttctttagccGACCGTGCTTGCTGGTGTCTCAAAACCAAG GTTTTAGCCATGAACTTATGAAGCTTGATACCAGCGGCCTTGAGTCCACCATGCCGTTTTTCGGggtgaacaaagagatgtttgAGGGG GTCTTGCTCGATAAGTTGACTTCTTTGGCATTGGACTATGCACAACGAGAAGGAATCGACACCGTCTTGCTTGATGAGTGGAAGGGGATGCTAGAAACAATCAATGCAATGCTCGATGGTGCAGAGGACAAGCAAATGAGTGGTGATTGTCGAGTGAAGCCATGGCTGGAGGATGTTAGGGACTTGGCTTATGACATGGACGACTTGCTCGATGAGTTCGAGATCGAAGCCACTCAGGCCAAGTCGGAGGTAGAATCCAGCACAAGCAAAGGTAAGTGGAAAAGGAAGTTCTCTTTCTTCAGCCAACCATACTCATCCGTGTTTAAAAACAAGGTACAAGAGATTAATGATAGGTTGGAAAGGATTCTCACTAGGAAGGCTCACTTGAGCTTGGGAGAGAATACTACAAATAGatccaacaacaacaaaaggcTCCCTAGCACTTCTCTGCCAGAGCTTTGGTTTTTTGgcagggaggaggaagaagcacAGTTACTTAAACTGTTGATTAGTGATGTCCAAAATTCCGATGATACTTTGAGCATAGTCCTTATAGTTGGGATGGGTGGCGTTGGAAAGACAGCCTTGGCTCAAAAGTTGTATAATCACCCCATAGTGAGTAGCTATTTCGAGAGAAGAGCTTGGGTCTGTGTTTCGGATGTTTTTGATGTTCTTGACATAACGAAAACTATTTTGCAGTTGATTAGTGAATTGCCATGCGAGGGCAAATATCTTAACTGGCTTCAAGTTAAGTTAAAAGATGATCTGTCCGgaaagaagtttcttgtggttttaGATGATGTCTGGAATGACAAGTACACAGAATGGACTTCCCTCTTAAAGCCATTTGAAGTGGGGGCTAAGGgaagcaagatcatcatcaCGACGCGTAATAATTCTGTTGTTTCCATAATAGGAGCTTGCCATATCCTTTGA